A stretch of Episyrphus balteatus chromosome 2, idEpiBalt1.1, whole genome shotgun sequence DNA encodes these proteins:
- the LOC129912708 gene encoding acyl-coenzyme A diphosphatase FITM2, whose translation MATKRKPIRPVNTNMNFRPGGPDVSRSEAKGTRPTAAPTTIKEIIVTTIMYVCKKTIFFDTNLKVALYLGSLFVISLIGDFIPYPKTYFSRSDNLFNVYFVKIGWGWTLLFSLPFLVMTSIVLCCGDRKKMLTNHLPRIAIATFFWFFWTKLFNVIETSYGRCTARGFDSKSTCLRAGHLWNGFDISGHAFILIHSSLVLIEEARPIVKWESIKEHLRNELHNRSVAERSSTNPLRNLSDEQMKMLNFLYERLTPAIRTLFIGIAALQLLWDVMLVGTMLYYHKMIEKVVSGIIAILTWYFTYRFWYPSSSVLPDPAGSGCFFYQRERSDTFVYKRTPSLTTPITPTQRTPTTSGQVPMFMGLPIYANQRVANQASATPNTSNNSSEFL comes from the coding sequence ATGGCAACAAAACGAAAACCAATTCGACCTGTTAACACGAATATGAATTTCAGACCCGGAGGTCCTGATGTATCCAGGTCAGAAGCCAAAGGCACTCGACCTACGGCTGCACCAACAACAATTAAAGAAATCATAGTCACAACAATAATGTATGTTTGCAAAAAGACCATCTTCTTCGATACCAATCTTAAAGTAGCTCTCTATTTGGGAAGTCTTTTTGTAATTTCACTTATTGGAGACTTTATACCTTAtcccaaaacatacttttcccGTTCGGACAATCTATTTAATGTTTACTTTGTTAAAATCGGCTGGGGTTGGACGTTATTATTTAGTTTACCTTTTCTAGTTATGACTTCAATTGTCCTTTGTTGTGGGGATAGGAAAAAGATGCTAACAAATCACTTACCTCGCATTGCAATTGCTACGTTCTTCTGGTTCTTCTGGACAAAGTTGTTTAATGTTATTGAAACATCTTATGGCCGATGCACTGCTAGAGGATTTGATAGCAAGTCTACTTGTTTGCGTGCTGGCCATTTATGGAACGGATTTGATATATCAGGacatgcatttattttaattcactCTAGTTTGGTATTGATCGAAGAAGCTAGACCAATAGTTAAATGGGAATCGATTAAAGAGCATTTGCGAAATGAATTGCACAATCGTAGTGTAGCAGAGCGGTCAAGTACAAATCCACTGAGGAATCTCAGTGATGAGCAAATGAAAATGCTAAACTTTTTGTATGAACGTTTGACTCCAGCTATTAGGACTCTATTCATTGGCATTGCAGCTTTGCAGTTGCTATGGGATGTCATGTTAGTTGGAACTATGCTGTACTATCACAAAATGATTGAAAAGGTTGTTAGTGGAATAATTGCAATTTTAACATGGTACTTTACATATCGATTCTGGTATCCATCATCGAGTGTATTGCCTGATCCAGCTGGAAGTGGATGCTTCTTTTATCAACGAGAAAGAAGTGACACTTTTGTGTATAAGAGGACTCCCAGTTTGACAACACCAATAACACCAACACAGCGCACACCAACGACTTCTGGCCAAGTGCCCATGTTTATGGGTTTGCCTATTTATGCGAATCAACGAGTGGCGAATCAGGCTTCTGCAACGCCCAACACATCAAATAATTCTTCAGAATTTCTTTAA